In one Pseudoclavibacter sp. Marseille-Q3772 genomic region, the following are encoded:
- the proC gene encoding pyrroline-5-carboxylate reductase: MTNSTSSNTAEPTIAILGSGNMAGAVLEGVLASETVGSRPILVTTRSQASADAYAADERVRAVSLEADPNANTAAAAEADVIVLGVKPQMLVALLDEIAPAVKPGAICISVAAGISIATIEAALPAHVRVIRAMPNTPAAIGRGATGIAAGTRADQEAMSIAEAMFATAGTVVTVSEEQIAHVAAISGSGPAYVYYFIEALTDAGVAHGLDPEVAADLAHQTFAGASELASRRRDLSAAELRRRVTSPKGTTEQAIRVFDEADVRAILERAVAANIRRSEELAAQA; the protein is encoded by the coding sequence TAACTCAACCAGCTCGAACACAGCGGAACCAACAATCGCGATTCTTGGGAGCGGCAATATGGCCGGTGCAGTCCTTGAGGGCGTGCTCGCATCCGAAACAGTGGGATCGCGGCCGATTCTGGTAACTACTCGGTCACAGGCAAGTGCGGATGCGTATGCGGCTGATGAGCGGGTCCGAGCGGTATCGCTCGAGGCAGACCCGAATGCCAATACTGCCGCTGCTGCCGAAGCTGATGTCATTGTGCTCGGTGTGAAACCGCAGATGTTGGTTGCACTGCTCGATGAGATCGCGCCCGCAGTGAAGCCGGGAGCGATCTGCATCTCGGTAGCCGCTGGTATTTCAATCGCAACGATTGAGGCGGCACTACCGGCACATGTGCGAGTCATCCGAGCCATGCCGAATACTCCGGCCGCAATTGGTAGGGGAGCCACCGGTATCGCAGCCGGTACGCGCGCCGACCAGGAAGCGATGAGTATCGCGGAAGCAATGTTTGCGACGGCAGGTACGGTCGTGACCGTCTCCGAAGAACAGATCGCACACGTGGCAGCCATTTCCGGCTCCGGCCCCGCATACGTGTACTACTTCATTGAGGCGCTCACCGATGCCGGTGTCGCACACGGGCTCGATCCGGAAGTTGCCGCCGACCTCGCCCACCAGACCTTCGCTGGCGCCAGCGAGCTTGCATCCCGCCGCCGAGACCTCAGCGCAGCCGAATTGCGTCGTCGAGTCACAAGCCCCAAGGGCACCACCGAACAGGCCATCCGGGTGTTTGACGAAGCCGATGTGCGCGCCATCCTGGAACGAGCCGTGGCCGCGAATATTCGCCGAAGCGAAGAGCTCGCAGCGCAGGCCTAA